The Streptomyces sp. A2-16 sequence CTCCCTCGGCGCGGACGGCCGCACCATCGCCTACCAGCAGGGCCGCACGTCCGCCGTCCGCAACCTCGACACCGGCACCACGACCCGGGTCGAGGGCACCCAGCCCTCGCTGTCGGGAGACGGCACCCGGGTGGCCTACACCTCGGGCCGGTCCGTATACGCGCTCGAACTCGCCACCGGAAAGAGCCAGTTGGTCAGCGTCGACCGCTGGGGCGGCCGCAACGACCTGCCGGCCGGGCACCCGTCCGTGAACGCCGACGGCACGGTCGTCGCGTTCGAGTCGGCGTCACCCGATCTGGTGGAGGGAGACACCAACGGGGTGGCGGACGTGTTCCTGCGGACAGTGCAATGACAACGACCAGACACGGGGGAACCACCATGCACAGCAAGAAGCACCTGGCAGCCGCGCTCCTGGCGGTGCTCGCCGCCGCGGCCCTCACGGGTCCCGCGGCGAGCGCCGCACCCAGGGCCGCGTACACCGAGCCGGTCAGCGTCACCCCGGAGGGGAAGGCGGGCAACGGCGTCACCCGCACCGCGGTCATCAGCCGCGACGGCCGCCACCTCGCCCTGACCTCGGACGCCGAGGACCTGGACCCGAACGTGCCGCACAGCGGCATGTACCTGCGCGACCCGCACACCGGCAAGCTCCGCTTCGCGGGCTTCGGCGGCCTGGTGGCGGTCCTGAACGACGGCCGCTACGTCTACGCCCAGTACACCGCGGAGTCCGCGGAGCTGTGGATCGCCGCCATCGACACGGGCAAGCGGGTCGGGTTCGGCCTCGAGGTCCCCGAGGGCTTCACCGGGCAGCCCGCCGGGATCTCCGTCAGCCCCAACGGCCGCTACGCCGTCTACACCCTCCAGGACGCCACCGAGCACACCAGCGTGGTCTTCCTGCGCGACCGCATCAAGGGCACCACCGAGCGGATCAGTCACCCCCGGCCCACCTGGGAGCCGCGCAACGCGTTCCAGCCGACGGTCAGCGACGACGGACGCCGGATCGTCTACCAGTACAACTACGCCAACGGCCCGCGTGGCGACGACTGGGGCGACGTGTGGATGTACGACCGCGGCACGCGCGAGCACACCCAGATCGACCGCTCCCACGACGGCTCGCAGACCGAGAAGGAGTCGCTGAACCCGTCGATCAGTGGTGACGGCCGTACGGTCGTCTTCGAGTCCCGGGACACCCACCTGGTGCCCGGCGACACCGACGCGAGCTGGAACGTGTTCGTGCACACCGTCCGCACCGGCACCAACCAGCGCATCCACGGCACCCAGGGCGGCCCCGGCGAGGTCTACACCCGGGGCGCGGCGATCAGCGCCGACAGCCGGTACCTCACGTTCACGTCGGAGGTGACCGAGGCCGGCAGCCGGTACGGCAAGGAGTACCCCGTCTATCTGCGGGACCTGAGGAAGGGCACGACGACTCTCGTCACCCCCGACACCACCGGCGGCACCGCGACGGCCGACGTCCTGCCGGGCCGGATCGCCGACGGCGCCCGCAGGATCCTCTTCCAGTCCTCCGACCCGACCCTGATCCCGGCAGGCGACGACAACGACGGCACCGACGCGTTCGTACGCCACCTGCGATGACCAGCACAGTGTTCGCATCCTGAGACGGAGGGTGAGCACGGGGGTGGTCTGTGCCAGACTGCCCCCGTGCTCTCGTTCGCCATGATTATTGGCAGCAGGCGCGCCGGTCCGCAGTGACCGCCACGTACGACCAGGTACGGGTGGACACCGTCGTCCTCGACCCGCGCGCAGACCTCTCGCACCCGCGAGGGGTTTTTCGCTTTTCTGGCCCACCCGCAGCCGGAGGCGAGAGCGCGAGGGAGTATGTGGGGGCGGTGGAGCCGGTCATTCCGGTACGACCGAGACCAAATCCTCAGGAGCCTTGAGACCATGACCGCAACCAGCGAGCTCGACGATCAGTTCCACGTCTTCGACACCACCCTGCGCGACGGCGCCCAGCGGGAGGGCATCAATCTGACCGTCGCGGACAAGCTGGCCATCGCGCGGCACCTGGACGACTTCGGCGTGGGCTTCATCGAGGGCGGCTGGCCCGGCGCCAACCCGCGGGACACCGAGTTCTTCGCCCGCGCCCGTCAGGAGATCGACTTCAAGCACGCCCAGCTCGTCGCCTTCGGCGCGACCCGCCGGGCGGGCGCGAAGGCCTCCGAGGACCCGCAGGTCAAGGCACTCCTGGACTCCGGCGCCGAGGTGATCACCCTGGTCGCCAAGTCGCACGACCGCCATGTCGAGCTGGCGCTCAGGACGACCCTCGACGAGAACCTGGAGATGGTCCGCGACACGGTGTCCCACCTGCGTGAGCAGGGCCGCCGCGTCTTCGTCGACTGCGAGCACTTCTTCGACGGCTACCGCGCGAACCCCGAGTACGCGAAGGCCGTCGTACGGACGGCCTCGGAGGCCGGCGCCGCCGTCGTCATCCTCTGCGACACCAACGGCGGCATGCTCCCGGCGCAGATCCAGGCAGTGGTGTCGACCGTGCTGGCCGACACCGGCGCCCGCCTCGGCATCCACGCCCAGGACGACACGGGCTGCGCGGTCGCCAACACCCTCGCCGCCGTGGACGCGGGCGCGACCCACGTCCAGTGCACGGCGAACGGCTACGGCGAGCGCGTCGGCAACGCGAACCTGTTCCCGGTCGTCGCCGCCCTGGAGCTGAAGTACGGCAAGAAGGTGCTGCCGGACGGCAAGCTCCGCGAGATGACGAGGATCTCGCACGCCATCGCCGAGGTCGTCAACCTCACGCCCTCCACCCACCAGCCCTATGTCGGAGTCTCCGCCTTCGCCCACAAGGCCGGTCTGCACGCCTCGGCGATCAAGGTCGACCCGGACCTGTACCAGCACATCGACCCCGAGCAGGTCGGCAACACCATGCGGATGCTGGTCTCCGACATGGCGGGCCGCGCCTCGATCGAGCTCAAGGGCAAGGAACTCGGCATCGACCTCGGCGGCGACCGCGAGCTGGTCGGCCGGGTCGTGGAGCGCGTGAAGGAGCGCGAGCTCAAGGGCTACACCTACGAGGCGGCGGACGCCTCCTTCGAGCTGCTGCTGCGCGGCGAGGTCGAGGGCAGGCCCCTGAAGTACTTCACGGTCGAGTCCTGGCGCGCGATCGTCGAGGACCGCCCCGACGGCAGCCACGCCAACGAGGCCACGGTCAAGCTCTTCGCCAAGGGCGAGCGCATCGTCGCCACCGCGGAGGGCAACGGCCCGGTCAACGCCCTCGACCGCACCCTGCGCGTGGCCCTGGAGAAGATCTACCCCCAGCTCGCCAAGCTCGACCTCGTCGACTACAAGGTCCGCATCCTCGAAGGGGTCCACGGCACCTCGTCCACCACCCGTGTCCTGATCTCCACGTCGGACGGTTCGGGCGAGTGGTCGACGGTGGGCGTCGCGGAGAACGTGATCGCGGCGTCCTGGCAGGCCCTGGAGGACGCGTACACCTATGGTCTGCTGCGCGCGGGCGTCGAGCCGGCCGAGTAGTCCTCAGCAGGAGTCCTCGGCGAGCTCCTCGAACTCGCCGAGGCTCATCGCCCGGTCGTCGGCCCGGACCTGACCGGGCTTCAGGGCGGCGAGGTCCGCGGCCGTGAAGGTGACGACCCCGGTGTACTCGTAGTTGTACTCGTCCTTCCCGAAGGCGAGCTGATAGGTGTGGCCGGGCAGCAGCCGCTGCTCGCCCACCGGAAGGACATGCCACTCCCCGGGCGGGGAGAAGAGCGGGAACTCGGCGTCGACGGGCCGGCGGCTGCCCGGGGCCCGCCAGCCGGACGCGCTGTGCCCGGACTCCTCCTGACCCGTGGGCACGCCGGTCAGGGAAGGCCCCCGTACGAGATCGTCCCCGCACGGCCGCAGCACGACCTCCACCGCACCCGCGCCGTCCACCCGCACCGCGACCAGCGGCAGGATCTGCGCCCCGCACCCGCTCAGCAGACCTGCGGCGGCGACCGCACCGGCCACCGCGAGGAAACCCCGTCTCATCACCCCAGCACAGCAGCGAAGGCGCCGCCCGACGACCACCGTTGTGCACCGGTCGCGTTGCGGTCGTACAACTCGCCCCGGACGCGATGGCCGACGTGGCGTCTTGACGGACGCACGTGCTCTCAGTTCACTCACGCCGTGAGGTAAGTCCTGTGTGAATCCTGAGAGCCGAGGGAAGGTCCATGCGAAGAACCGCCCTGCTCGCCTCCGCCGCCCTGCTCACCTCCCTGCTGCCCCTGGCCGTCGCCCGGGCGGCCGACGACCCGCCTCCGGTCCCCGTGGACCGCTTCGAGGGCGAAGTCCCCTTCGCCGGCCCGCCGGAGAACGGCATCTTCACCTGGGGCAGCGACACCGACGACCCGCCGACTCTGCGGCTGAGCCCCCGCGAGGACGCCCCCGAGGGGGACAAGGTCCTCTCCGGCACCTACGACATCAGCGGCTACGGCGGCTTCACGCACGACTTCG is a genomic window containing:
- a CDS encoding PD40 domain-containing protein; the encoded protein is MHSKKHLAAALLAVLAAAALTGPAASAAPRAAYTEPVSVTPEGKAGNGVTRTAVISRDGRHLALTSDAEDLDPNVPHSGMYLRDPHTGKLRFAGFGGLVAVLNDGRYVYAQYTAESAELWIAAIDTGKRVGFGLEVPEGFTGQPAGISVSPNGRYAVYTLQDATEHTSVVFLRDRIKGTTERISHPRPTWEPRNAFQPTVSDDGRRIVYQYNYANGPRGDDWGDVWMYDRGTREHTQIDRSHDGSQTEKESLNPSISGDGRTVVFESRDTHLVPGDTDASWNVFVHTVRTGTNQRIHGTQGGPGEVYTRGAAISADSRYLTFTSEVTEAGSRYGKEYPVYLRDLRKGTTTLVTPDTTGGTATADVLPGRIADGARRILFQSSDPTLIPAGDDNDGTDAFVRHLR
- the cimA gene encoding citramalate synthase, which translates into the protein MTATSELDDQFHVFDTTLRDGAQREGINLTVADKLAIARHLDDFGVGFIEGGWPGANPRDTEFFARARQEIDFKHAQLVAFGATRRAGAKASEDPQVKALLDSGAEVITLVAKSHDRHVELALRTTLDENLEMVRDTVSHLREQGRRVFVDCEHFFDGYRANPEYAKAVVRTASEAGAAVVILCDTNGGMLPAQIQAVVSTVLADTGARLGIHAQDDTGCAVANTLAAVDAGATHVQCTANGYGERVGNANLFPVVAALELKYGKKVLPDGKLREMTRISHAIAEVVNLTPSTHQPYVGVSAFAHKAGLHASAIKVDPDLYQHIDPEQVGNTMRMLVSDMAGRASIELKGKELGIDLGGDRELVGRVVERVKERELKGYTYEAADASFELLLRGEVEGRPLKYFTVESWRAIVEDRPDGSHANEATVKLFAKGERIVATAEGNGPVNALDRTLRVALEKIYPQLAKLDLVDYKVRILEGVHGTSSTTRVLISTSDGSGEWSTVGVAENVIAASWQALEDAYTYGLLRAGVEPAE